The Stenotrophomonas maltophilia genome segment CGCCGATTTCCAGCACCCGTGCCGACGCTGCACCGGTGGCGATGCAGGTCACCACGGCGCGGGCGATATCGTCGGCATGCACCGGTTGGCGCAGGCCTCCCACCAGCGGAATCGGAAACAGGCGCAGACGCAGCGCACGCTGCACGATCGGGGTGATGCTGCGGTCGATGCCGGCCCCATAGATCAGGGTCGGCCGCAGGATCGTCCAGCCCATGCCAAGACGCTCGGCCTGCGCGATCAGGCCCGCTTCGCCCCGCTGCAGCATCGCCACGACGTCCTGCTCGTCGGCCTGCTCGGAATTCTGCTTGCTCAGCACGCTCATCGAACTGGTGGCGATGACCTGCCGCGCGGGGGCCGCCGTCTGCCGCGACAACCACTGCGCCAATGCTTCAAGGGGGCCGAAGCTGGCAATCGCCTGCCAGTCCGGAGACGGCACGCTGTCCAGCGCAGCCGCCAGGTCCCCGCAAAGCCACTGCACGCCGTCCTGTGCCGGTTGCGGTTGCCGGCTCACCGCCT includes the following:
- a CDS encoding SDR family oxidoreductase, translating into MTVLVSGATSQIGRFLLPRLVQAHGRVQAVSRQPQPAQDGVQWLCGDLAAALDSVPSPDWQAIASFGPLEALAQWLSRQTAAPARQVIATSSMSVLSKQNSEQADEQDVVAMLQRGEAGLIAQAERLGMGWTILRPTLIYGAGIDRSITPIVQRALRLRLFPIPLVGGLRQPVHADDIARAVVTCIATGAASARVLEIGGGERLPYHAMFRRVHASLAQPTLALPLPGAALRGLAALLPRARGPVSRLQQDLIADNGQLQALLDIHPRPFQPDADTWRPMSSTQAVQRIAAYPGNG